In Oncorhynchus masou masou isolate Uvic2021 chromosome 10, UVic_Omas_1.1, whole genome shotgun sequence, a single genomic region encodes these proteins:
- the LOC135547156 gene encoding pre-mRNA-processing factor 40 homolog A-like isoform X2: MSSDGNNGQSQAPPFAGVPTSGMPPPFMGPPGMPPHYPPMGIPPMGQRPPNMAPMPPGMMPPGMMPPMGQMPGMMPPMMPGMMMPPHMSAAAMQPTGPPGVDTTVTTAPGTVGTTNGTPQDDQPKKSVWTEHKSMDGKTYYYNTETKQSSWEKPDDLKSPAEQMLSKCPWKEYKSDNGKAYYYNSQTKESRWTKPKELEDLEAMIKAEENGTSEVGAPCAVIAPTLQPDSAAVMATMMMEMPVMMPITTVLEEQMSQVPMHVAEVSAEVPVNSTEEVVGMEASASNDASKDERPELVKKTYKWNTKEEAKQAFKELLKEKGVSSNASWEQAMKMIINDPRYSALPKLSEKKQAFNAYKVQTEKEEKEEARLKYKESKETYQRFLENHEKMTSTTRYKKAEQMFAELDVWSTVPERDRLEIYEDVLFYLAKKEKEQAKQLRKRNWEALKNILDNMANVTYRTTWSEAQQYLLDNPTFAEDEELQNMDKEDALICFEEHIRALEKEEEDEKQKTLLRERRRQRKNRESFQKFLDELHDHGQLHSMSAWMEMYPTVSSDIRFANMLGQPVYGVYSAGSTPLDLFKFYVEDLKARYHDEKRIIKDILKDKNFLVEVNTSFEDFGSVISSDKRAMTLDAGNIKLAFNSLLEKAEAREREREKEEARKMKRKEATFKSMLKQATPALEPEATWEGVRERFIKESAFEDVTLESERKRIFKDFMHVLEHECQHHHSKTKKHSKKSKKHHRKRSRSRSRSGSESDGEDDYHNKKKKRSQSKSPSERSSSGESERSYKKSKKHKKKGKKRRHKSQSPESEGERKDKGRERDSKREKDQEKEKESDKSRGKSRSDSKQKSPKRKSTKEEGGWDTSGSELSEGELEKRRRTLLEQLDAP; this comes from the exons TCTTCAGATGGTAATAATGGCCAGAGCCAAGCACCTCCTTTTGCTGGGGTCCCAACCTCAGGCATGCCACCGCCTTTT ATGGGACCACCGGGAATGCCGCCTCATTACCCACCAATGGGAATTCCACCCATGGGACAGAGGCCTCCCAACATGGCTCCCATGCCCCCTGGCATGATGCCACCTGGCATGATGCCACCGATGGGACAG ATGCCAGGCATGATGCCACCTATGATGCCCGGGATGATGATGCCCCCTCACATGTCTGCTGCGGCGATGCAGCCAACAGGACCG CCTGGAGTGGACACAACTG TCACTACTGCACCTGGAACAGTT GGTACCACAAATGGCACACCACAGGATGACCAACCGAAGAAG TCTGTGTGGACAGAACACAAGTCCATGGATGGGAAGACCTACTACTACAACACCGAGACCAAGCAGTCTTCCTGGGAGAAGCCTGATGACTTGAAATCTCCTGCAGAA CAAATGCTGTCAAAATGCCCATGGAAGGAGTATAAATCAGACAATGGCAAGGCGTACTACTACAACTCCCAGACTAAGGAGTCCCGGTGGACCAAACCCAAAGAGCTTGAAGATCTAGAAG CCATGATAAAAGCCGAGGAGAATGG GACATCGGAGGTAGGCGCTCCTTGCGCAGTAATCGCCCCCACCCTTCAGCCTGACAGTGCTGCTGTCATGGCAACCATGATGATGGAAATGCCGGTCATGATGCCGATTACAACAGTTTTGGAGGAACAGATGTCCCAGGTGCCCATGCATGTAGCGGAGGTCAGCGCTGAGGTGCCTGTGAACTCCACAGAAGAAGTGGTCGGCATGGAGGcctcagccag taATGATGCTTCAAAGGATGAGAGGCCAGAGCTGGTGAAGAAAACGTACAAGTGGAACACGAAAGAAGAGGCCAAGCAGGCCTTTAAAGAGCTCCTGAAGGAGAAG GGCGTATCATCCAATGCGTCTTGGGAACAAGCCATGAAAATGATCATCAATGACCCACGCTACAG TGCCCTGCCCAAATTAAGCGAGAAAAAGCAGGCCTTCAATGCTTACAAGgtgcagacagagaaagaggagaaggaggaggccaGACTCAAATACAAGGAGTCCAAGGAAACGTATCAGAGATTTTTGGAGAATCACGAGAAAATGACATCTACCACCAGATACAA GAAAGCAGAGCAGATGTTTGCAGAGCTGGACGTGTGGAGCACCGTCCCAGAGAGAGACCGACTGGAGATCTATGAAGATGTCCTATTCTACCTGGCCAAGAAGGAGAAG gAGCAAGCCAAGCAGCTGAGGAAGAGGAACTGGGAGGCGCTGAAGAACATCCTGGACAACATGGCCAACGTGACCTACCGCACCACCTGGTCCGAGGCCCAGCAGTACCTGCTGGACAACCCCACCTTCGCAGAGGACGAGGAGCTCCAGA ACATGGACAAAGAGGATGCTCTGATCTGTTTCGAGGAGCACATCCGCGCgctggagaaggaggaggaggacgagaagCAGAAGACTttgctgagggagaggaggaggcagcgcAAGAACAGAGAGTCCTTCCAG AAATTCCTGGACGAGCTCCATGACCACGGTCAACTCCACTCCATGTCTGCCTGGATGGAGATGTACCCCACCGTCAGCTCAGACATCCGCTTCGCCAACATGCTGGGCCAGCCAG TTTATGGTGTCTATTCTGCAGGCTCCACTCCCCTCGATCTGTTCAAGTTCTATGTGGAAGACCTGAAGGCTCGCTACCACGACGAGAAGAGGATCATTAAGGATATCCTGAAG GACAAAAACTTCCTGGTGGAGGTCAACACTAGCTTTGAAGACTTTGGCTCTGTGATCAGCTCAGACAAGAGAGCCATGACGCTGGACGCAGGCAACATCAAGCTGGCCTTCAACAGT TTGCTGGAGAAGGCAGAGGCTcgggagagggagcgggagaagGAGGAGGCCAGGAAGATGAAGAGGAAAGAGGCTACCTTTAAGAGCATGTTGAAGCAGGCCACCCCGGCCCTGGAACCAGAGGCCACCTGGGAGGGG GTCCGAGAAAGGTTCATCAAAGAATCTGCGTTCGAAGACGTGACTTTGGAGTCTGAGAGGAAAAGGATATTCAAAGACTTCATGCATGTCTTGGAG CACGAGTGCCAGCATCATCACTCCAAGACCAAGAAACATTCCAAGAAGTCCAAGAAGCACCACAGGAAGCGCTCCCGGTCTCGATCGCGATCG GGCTCGGAGTCTGATGGTGAAGACGATTATCACAACAAGAAGAAGAAGCGCTCACAGTCCAAGTCCCCATCCGAGCGCTCCTCCAGCGGTGAATCTG AGAGAAGTTATAAGAAGTCCAAGAAGCACAAGAAGAAGGGAAAGAAGAGGCGTCACAAGTCG CAGTCTCCTGAATCTGAAGGTGAACGAAAagataaaggaagagagagggacagcaagCGTGAGAAGGaccaggagaaggagaaagagagcgacaAGTCCCGGGGGAAGAGTCGCTCTGACTCCAAGCAGAAGTCTCCTAAAAGGAAATCTACCAAGGAGGAG GGGGGCTGGGACACATCAGGCAGCGAGCTGAGTGAAGGAGagctggagaagaggaggaggactctACTAGAACAGCTGGATGCTCCTTAA
- the LOC135547156 gene encoding pre-mRNA-processing factor 40 homolog A-like isoform X3 yields the protein MSSDGNNGQSQAPPFAGVPTSGMPPPFMGPPGMPPHYPPMGIPPMGQRPPNMAPMPPGMMPPGMMPPMGQMPGMMPPMMPGMMMPPHMSAAAMQPTGPPGVDTTVTTAPGTVGTTNGTPQDDQPKKKSVWTEHKSMDGKTYYYNTETKQSSWEKPDDLKSPAEQMLSKCPWKEYKSDNGKAYYYNSQTKESRWTKPKELEDLEAMIKAEENGTSEVGAPCAVIAPTLQPDSAAVMATMMMEMPVMMPITTVLEEQMSQVPMHVAEVSAEVPVNSTEEVVGMEASASNDASKDERPELVKKTYKWNTKEEAKQAFKELLKEKGVSSNASWEQAMKMIINDPRYSALPKLSEKKQAFNAYKVQTEKEEKEEARLKYKESKETYQRFLENHEKMTSTTRYKKAEQMFAELDVWSTVPERDRLEIYEDVLFYLAKKEKEQAKQLRKRNWEALKNILDNMANVTYRTTWSEAQQYLLDNPTFAEDEELQNMDKEDALICFEEHIRALEKEEEDEKQKTLLRERRRQRKNRESFQKFLDELHDHGQLHSMSAWMEMYPTVSSDIRFANMLGQPGSTPLDLFKFYVEDLKARYHDEKRIIKDILKDKNFLVEVNTSFEDFGSVISSDKRAMTLDAGNIKLAFNSLLEKAEAREREREKEEARKMKRKEATFKSMLKQATPALEPEATWEGVRERFIKESAFEDVTLESERKRIFKDFMHVLEHECQHHHSKTKKHSKKSKKHHRKRSRSRSRSGSESDGEDDYHNKKKKRSQSKSPSERSSSGESERSYKKSKKHKKKGKKRRHKSQSPESEGERKDKGRERDSKREKDQEKEKESDKSRGKSRSDSKQKSPKRKSTKEEGGWDTSGSELSEGELEKRRRTLLEQLDAP from the exons TCTTCAGATGGTAATAATGGCCAGAGCCAAGCACCTCCTTTTGCTGGGGTCCCAACCTCAGGCATGCCACCGCCTTTT ATGGGACCACCGGGAATGCCGCCTCATTACCCACCAATGGGAATTCCACCCATGGGACAGAGGCCTCCCAACATGGCTCCCATGCCCCCTGGCATGATGCCACCTGGCATGATGCCACCGATGGGACAG ATGCCAGGCATGATGCCACCTATGATGCCCGGGATGATGATGCCCCCTCACATGTCTGCTGCGGCGATGCAGCCAACAGGACCG CCTGGAGTGGACACAACTG TCACTACTGCACCTGGAACAGTT GGTACCACAAATGGCACACCACAGGATGACCAACCGAAGAAG AAGTCTGTGTGGACAGAACACAAGTCCATGGATGGGAAGACCTACTACTACAACACCGAGACCAAGCAGTCTTCCTGGGAGAAGCCTGATGACTTGAAATCTCCTGCAGAA CAAATGCTGTCAAAATGCCCATGGAAGGAGTATAAATCAGACAATGGCAAGGCGTACTACTACAACTCCCAGACTAAGGAGTCCCGGTGGACCAAACCCAAAGAGCTTGAAGATCTAGAAG CCATGATAAAAGCCGAGGAGAATGG GACATCGGAGGTAGGCGCTCCTTGCGCAGTAATCGCCCCCACCCTTCAGCCTGACAGTGCTGCTGTCATGGCAACCATGATGATGGAAATGCCGGTCATGATGCCGATTACAACAGTTTTGGAGGAACAGATGTCCCAGGTGCCCATGCATGTAGCGGAGGTCAGCGCTGAGGTGCCTGTGAACTCCACAGAAGAAGTGGTCGGCATGGAGGcctcagccag taATGATGCTTCAAAGGATGAGAGGCCAGAGCTGGTGAAGAAAACGTACAAGTGGAACACGAAAGAAGAGGCCAAGCAGGCCTTTAAAGAGCTCCTGAAGGAGAAG GGCGTATCATCCAATGCGTCTTGGGAACAAGCCATGAAAATGATCATCAATGACCCACGCTACAG TGCCCTGCCCAAATTAAGCGAGAAAAAGCAGGCCTTCAATGCTTACAAGgtgcagacagagaaagaggagaaggaggaggccaGACTCAAATACAAGGAGTCCAAGGAAACGTATCAGAGATTTTTGGAGAATCACGAGAAAATGACATCTACCACCAGATACAA GAAAGCAGAGCAGATGTTTGCAGAGCTGGACGTGTGGAGCACCGTCCCAGAGAGAGACCGACTGGAGATCTATGAAGATGTCCTATTCTACCTGGCCAAGAAGGAGAAG gAGCAAGCCAAGCAGCTGAGGAAGAGGAACTGGGAGGCGCTGAAGAACATCCTGGACAACATGGCCAACGTGACCTACCGCACCACCTGGTCCGAGGCCCAGCAGTACCTGCTGGACAACCCCACCTTCGCAGAGGACGAGGAGCTCCAGA ACATGGACAAAGAGGATGCTCTGATCTGTTTCGAGGAGCACATCCGCGCgctggagaaggaggaggaggacgagaagCAGAAGACTttgctgagggagaggaggaggcagcgcAAGAACAGAGAGTCCTTCCAG AAATTCCTGGACGAGCTCCATGACCACGGTCAACTCCACTCCATGTCTGCCTGGATGGAGATGTACCCCACCGTCAGCTCAGACATCCGCTTCGCCAACATGCTGGGCCAGCCAG GCTCCACTCCCCTCGATCTGTTCAAGTTCTATGTGGAAGACCTGAAGGCTCGCTACCACGACGAGAAGAGGATCATTAAGGATATCCTGAAG GACAAAAACTTCCTGGTGGAGGTCAACACTAGCTTTGAAGACTTTGGCTCTGTGATCAGCTCAGACAAGAGAGCCATGACGCTGGACGCAGGCAACATCAAGCTGGCCTTCAACAGT TTGCTGGAGAAGGCAGAGGCTcgggagagggagcgggagaagGAGGAGGCCAGGAAGATGAAGAGGAAAGAGGCTACCTTTAAGAGCATGTTGAAGCAGGCCACCCCGGCCCTGGAACCAGAGGCCACCTGGGAGGGG GTCCGAGAAAGGTTCATCAAAGAATCTGCGTTCGAAGACGTGACTTTGGAGTCTGAGAGGAAAAGGATATTCAAAGACTTCATGCATGTCTTGGAG CACGAGTGCCAGCATCATCACTCCAAGACCAAGAAACATTCCAAGAAGTCCAAGAAGCACCACAGGAAGCGCTCCCGGTCTCGATCGCGATCG GGCTCGGAGTCTGATGGTGAAGACGATTATCACAACAAGAAGAAGAAGCGCTCACAGTCCAAGTCCCCATCCGAGCGCTCCTCCAGCGGTGAATCTG AGAGAAGTTATAAGAAGTCCAAGAAGCACAAGAAGAAGGGAAAGAAGAGGCGTCACAAGTCG CAGTCTCCTGAATCTGAAGGTGAACGAAAagataaaggaagagagagggacagcaagCGTGAGAAGGaccaggagaaggagaaagagagcgacaAGTCCCGGGGGAAGAGTCGCTCTGACTCCAAGCAGAAGTCTCCTAAAAGGAAATCTACCAAGGAGGAG GGGGGCTGGGACACATCAGGCAGCGAGCTGAGTGAAGGAGagctggagaagaggaggaggactctACTAGAACAGCTGGATGCTCCTTAA
- the LOC135547156 gene encoding pre-mRNA-processing factor 40 homolog A-like isoform X1 → MSSDGNNGQSQAPPFAGVPTSGMPPPFMGPPGMPPHYPPMGIPPMGQRPPNMAPMPPGMMPPGMMPPMGQMPGMMPPMMPGMMMPPHMSAAAMQPTGPPGVDTTVTTAPGTVGTTNGTPQDDQPKKKSVWTEHKSMDGKTYYYNTETKQSSWEKPDDLKSPAEQMLSKCPWKEYKSDNGKAYYYNSQTKESRWTKPKELEDLEAMIKAEENGTSEVGAPCAVIAPTLQPDSAAVMATMMMEMPVMMPITTVLEEQMSQVPMHVAEVSAEVPVNSTEEVVGMEASASNDASKDERPELVKKTYKWNTKEEAKQAFKELLKEKGVSSNASWEQAMKMIINDPRYSALPKLSEKKQAFNAYKVQTEKEEKEEARLKYKESKETYQRFLENHEKMTSTTRYKKAEQMFAELDVWSTVPERDRLEIYEDVLFYLAKKEKEQAKQLRKRNWEALKNILDNMANVTYRTTWSEAQQYLLDNPTFAEDEELQNMDKEDALICFEEHIRALEKEEEDEKQKTLLRERRRQRKNRESFQKFLDELHDHGQLHSMSAWMEMYPTVSSDIRFANMLGQPVYGVYSAGSTPLDLFKFYVEDLKARYHDEKRIIKDILKDKNFLVEVNTSFEDFGSVISSDKRAMTLDAGNIKLAFNSLLEKAEAREREREKEEARKMKRKEATFKSMLKQATPALEPEATWEGVRERFIKESAFEDVTLESERKRIFKDFMHVLEHECQHHHSKTKKHSKKSKKHHRKRSRSRSRSGSESDGEDDYHNKKKKRSQSKSPSERSSSGESERSYKKSKKHKKKGKKRRHKSQSPESEGERKDKGRERDSKREKDQEKEKESDKSRGKSRSDSKQKSPKRKSTKEEGGWDTSGSELSEGELEKRRRTLLEQLDAP, encoded by the exons TCTTCAGATGGTAATAATGGCCAGAGCCAAGCACCTCCTTTTGCTGGGGTCCCAACCTCAGGCATGCCACCGCCTTTT ATGGGACCACCGGGAATGCCGCCTCATTACCCACCAATGGGAATTCCACCCATGGGACAGAGGCCTCCCAACATGGCTCCCATGCCCCCTGGCATGATGCCACCTGGCATGATGCCACCGATGGGACAG ATGCCAGGCATGATGCCACCTATGATGCCCGGGATGATGATGCCCCCTCACATGTCTGCTGCGGCGATGCAGCCAACAGGACCG CCTGGAGTGGACACAACTG TCACTACTGCACCTGGAACAGTT GGTACCACAAATGGCACACCACAGGATGACCAACCGAAGAAG AAGTCTGTGTGGACAGAACACAAGTCCATGGATGGGAAGACCTACTACTACAACACCGAGACCAAGCAGTCTTCCTGGGAGAAGCCTGATGACTTGAAATCTCCTGCAGAA CAAATGCTGTCAAAATGCCCATGGAAGGAGTATAAATCAGACAATGGCAAGGCGTACTACTACAACTCCCAGACTAAGGAGTCCCGGTGGACCAAACCCAAAGAGCTTGAAGATCTAGAAG CCATGATAAAAGCCGAGGAGAATGG GACATCGGAGGTAGGCGCTCCTTGCGCAGTAATCGCCCCCACCCTTCAGCCTGACAGTGCTGCTGTCATGGCAACCATGATGATGGAAATGCCGGTCATGATGCCGATTACAACAGTTTTGGAGGAACAGATGTCCCAGGTGCCCATGCATGTAGCGGAGGTCAGCGCTGAGGTGCCTGTGAACTCCACAGAAGAAGTGGTCGGCATGGAGGcctcagccag taATGATGCTTCAAAGGATGAGAGGCCAGAGCTGGTGAAGAAAACGTACAAGTGGAACACGAAAGAAGAGGCCAAGCAGGCCTTTAAAGAGCTCCTGAAGGAGAAG GGCGTATCATCCAATGCGTCTTGGGAACAAGCCATGAAAATGATCATCAATGACCCACGCTACAG TGCCCTGCCCAAATTAAGCGAGAAAAAGCAGGCCTTCAATGCTTACAAGgtgcagacagagaaagaggagaaggaggaggccaGACTCAAATACAAGGAGTCCAAGGAAACGTATCAGAGATTTTTGGAGAATCACGAGAAAATGACATCTACCACCAGATACAA GAAAGCAGAGCAGATGTTTGCAGAGCTGGACGTGTGGAGCACCGTCCCAGAGAGAGACCGACTGGAGATCTATGAAGATGTCCTATTCTACCTGGCCAAGAAGGAGAAG gAGCAAGCCAAGCAGCTGAGGAAGAGGAACTGGGAGGCGCTGAAGAACATCCTGGACAACATGGCCAACGTGACCTACCGCACCACCTGGTCCGAGGCCCAGCAGTACCTGCTGGACAACCCCACCTTCGCAGAGGACGAGGAGCTCCAGA ACATGGACAAAGAGGATGCTCTGATCTGTTTCGAGGAGCACATCCGCGCgctggagaaggaggaggaggacgagaagCAGAAGACTttgctgagggagaggaggaggcagcgcAAGAACAGAGAGTCCTTCCAG AAATTCCTGGACGAGCTCCATGACCACGGTCAACTCCACTCCATGTCTGCCTGGATGGAGATGTACCCCACCGTCAGCTCAGACATCCGCTTCGCCAACATGCTGGGCCAGCCAG TTTATGGTGTCTATTCTGCAGGCTCCACTCCCCTCGATCTGTTCAAGTTCTATGTGGAAGACCTGAAGGCTCGCTACCACGACGAGAAGAGGATCATTAAGGATATCCTGAAG GACAAAAACTTCCTGGTGGAGGTCAACACTAGCTTTGAAGACTTTGGCTCTGTGATCAGCTCAGACAAGAGAGCCATGACGCTGGACGCAGGCAACATCAAGCTGGCCTTCAACAGT TTGCTGGAGAAGGCAGAGGCTcgggagagggagcgggagaagGAGGAGGCCAGGAAGATGAAGAGGAAAGAGGCTACCTTTAAGAGCATGTTGAAGCAGGCCACCCCGGCCCTGGAACCAGAGGCCACCTGGGAGGGG GTCCGAGAAAGGTTCATCAAAGAATCTGCGTTCGAAGACGTGACTTTGGAGTCTGAGAGGAAAAGGATATTCAAAGACTTCATGCATGTCTTGGAG CACGAGTGCCAGCATCATCACTCCAAGACCAAGAAACATTCCAAGAAGTCCAAGAAGCACCACAGGAAGCGCTCCCGGTCTCGATCGCGATCG GGCTCGGAGTCTGATGGTGAAGACGATTATCACAACAAGAAGAAGAAGCGCTCACAGTCCAAGTCCCCATCCGAGCGCTCCTCCAGCGGTGAATCTG AGAGAAGTTATAAGAAGTCCAAGAAGCACAAGAAGAAGGGAAAGAAGAGGCGTCACAAGTCG CAGTCTCCTGAATCTGAAGGTGAACGAAAagataaaggaagagagagggacagcaagCGTGAGAAGGaccaggagaaggagaaagagagcgacaAGTCCCGGGGGAAGAGTCGCTCTGACTCCAAGCAGAAGTCTCCTAAAAGGAAATCTACCAAGGAGGAG GGGGGCTGGGACACATCAGGCAGCGAGCTGAGTGAAGGAGagctggagaagaggaggaggactctACTAGAACAGCTGGATGCTCCTTAA
- the LOC135547156 gene encoding pre-mRNA-processing factor 40 homolog A-like isoform X4 has translation MMGPPGMPPHYPPMGIPPMGQRPPNMAPMPPGMMPPGMMPPMGQMPGMMPPMMPGMMMPPHMSAAAMQPTGPPGVDTTVTTAPGTVGTTNGTPQDDQPKKKSVWTEHKSMDGKTYYYNTETKQSSWEKPDDLKSPAEQMLSKCPWKEYKSDNGKAYYYNSQTKESRWTKPKELEDLEAMIKAEENGTSEVGAPCAVIAPTLQPDSAAVMATMMMEMPVMMPITTVLEEQMSQVPMHVAEVSAEVPVNSTEEVVGMEASASNDASKDERPELVKKTYKWNTKEEAKQAFKELLKEKGVSSNASWEQAMKMIINDPRYSALPKLSEKKQAFNAYKVQTEKEEKEEARLKYKESKETYQRFLENHEKMTSTTRYKKAEQMFAELDVWSTVPERDRLEIYEDVLFYLAKKEKEQAKQLRKRNWEALKNILDNMANVTYRTTWSEAQQYLLDNPTFAEDEELQNMDKEDALICFEEHIRALEKEEEDEKQKTLLRERRRQRKNRESFQKFLDELHDHGQLHSMSAWMEMYPTVSSDIRFANMLGQPVYGVYSAGSTPLDLFKFYVEDLKARYHDEKRIIKDILKDKNFLVEVNTSFEDFGSVISSDKRAMTLDAGNIKLAFNSLLEKAEAREREREKEEARKMKRKEATFKSMLKQATPALEPEATWEGVRERFIKESAFEDVTLESERKRIFKDFMHVLEHECQHHHSKTKKHSKKSKKHHRKRSRSRSRSGSESDGEDDYHNKKKKRSQSKSPSERSSSGESERSYKKSKKHKKKGKKRRHKSQSPESEGERKDKGRERDSKREKDQEKEKESDKSRGKSRSDSKQKSPKRKSTKEEGGWDTSGSELSEGELEKRRRTLLEQLDAP, from the exons ATGGGACCACCGGGAATGCCGCCTCATTACCCACCAATGGGAATTCCACCCATGGGACAGAGGCCTCCCAACATGGCTCCCATGCCCCCTGGCATGATGCCACCTGGCATGATGCCACCGATGGGACAG ATGCCAGGCATGATGCCACCTATGATGCCCGGGATGATGATGCCCCCTCACATGTCTGCTGCGGCGATGCAGCCAACAGGACCG CCTGGAGTGGACACAACTG TCACTACTGCACCTGGAACAGTT GGTACCACAAATGGCACACCACAGGATGACCAACCGAAGAAG AAGTCTGTGTGGACAGAACACAAGTCCATGGATGGGAAGACCTACTACTACAACACCGAGACCAAGCAGTCTTCCTGGGAGAAGCCTGATGACTTGAAATCTCCTGCAGAA CAAATGCTGTCAAAATGCCCATGGAAGGAGTATAAATCAGACAATGGCAAGGCGTACTACTACAACTCCCAGACTAAGGAGTCCCGGTGGACCAAACCCAAAGAGCTTGAAGATCTAGAAG CCATGATAAAAGCCGAGGAGAATGG GACATCGGAGGTAGGCGCTCCTTGCGCAGTAATCGCCCCCACCCTTCAGCCTGACAGTGCTGCTGTCATGGCAACCATGATGATGGAAATGCCGGTCATGATGCCGATTACAACAGTTTTGGAGGAACAGATGTCCCAGGTGCCCATGCATGTAGCGGAGGTCAGCGCTGAGGTGCCTGTGAACTCCACAGAAGAAGTGGTCGGCATGGAGGcctcagccag taATGATGCTTCAAAGGATGAGAGGCCAGAGCTGGTGAAGAAAACGTACAAGTGGAACACGAAAGAAGAGGCCAAGCAGGCCTTTAAAGAGCTCCTGAAGGAGAAG GGCGTATCATCCAATGCGTCTTGGGAACAAGCCATGAAAATGATCATCAATGACCCACGCTACAG TGCCCTGCCCAAATTAAGCGAGAAAAAGCAGGCCTTCAATGCTTACAAGgtgcagacagagaaagaggagaaggaggaggccaGACTCAAATACAAGGAGTCCAAGGAAACGTATCAGAGATTTTTGGAGAATCACGAGAAAATGACATCTACCACCAGATACAA GAAAGCAGAGCAGATGTTTGCAGAGCTGGACGTGTGGAGCACCGTCCCAGAGAGAGACCGACTGGAGATCTATGAAGATGTCCTATTCTACCTGGCCAAGAAGGAGAAG gAGCAAGCCAAGCAGCTGAGGAAGAGGAACTGGGAGGCGCTGAAGAACATCCTGGACAACATGGCCAACGTGACCTACCGCACCACCTGGTCCGAGGCCCAGCAGTACCTGCTGGACAACCCCACCTTCGCAGAGGACGAGGAGCTCCAGA ACATGGACAAAGAGGATGCTCTGATCTGTTTCGAGGAGCACATCCGCGCgctggagaaggaggaggaggacgagaagCAGAAGACTttgctgagggagaggaggaggcagcgcAAGAACAGAGAGTCCTTCCAG AAATTCCTGGACGAGCTCCATGACCACGGTCAACTCCACTCCATGTCTGCCTGGATGGAGATGTACCCCACCGTCAGCTCAGACATCCGCTTCGCCAACATGCTGGGCCAGCCAG TTTATGGTGTCTATTCTGCAGGCTCCACTCCCCTCGATCTGTTCAAGTTCTATGTGGAAGACCTGAAGGCTCGCTACCACGACGAGAAGAGGATCATTAAGGATATCCTGAAG GACAAAAACTTCCTGGTGGAGGTCAACACTAGCTTTGAAGACTTTGGCTCTGTGATCAGCTCAGACAAGAGAGCCATGACGCTGGACGCAGGCAACATCAAGCTGGCCTTCAACAGT TTGCTGGAGAAGGCAGAGGCTcgggagagggagcgggagaagGAGGAGGCCAGGAAGATGAAGAGGAAAGAGGCTACCTTTAAGAGCATGTTGAAGCAGGCCACCCCGGCCCTGGAACCAGAGGCCACCTGGGAGGGG GTCCGAGAAAGGTTCATCAAAGAATCTGCGTTCGAAGACGTGACTTTGGAGTCTGAGAGGAAAAGGATATTCAAAGACTTCATGCATGTCTTGGAG CACGAGTGCCAGCATCATCACTCCAAGACCAAGAAACATTCCAAGAAGTCCAAGAAGCACCACAGGAAGCGCTCCCGGTCTCGATCGCGATCG GGCTCGGAGTCTGATGGTGAAGACGATTATCACAACAAGAAGAAGAAGCGCTCACAGTCCAAGTCCCCATCCGAGCGCTCCTCCAGCGGTGAATCTG AGAGAAGTTATAAGAAGTCCAAGAAGCACAAGAAGAAGGGAAAGAAGAGGCGTCACAAGTCG CAGTCTCCTGAATCTGAAGGTGAACGAAAagataaaggaagagagagggacagcaagCGTGAGAAGGaccaggagaaggagaaagagagcgacaAGTCCCGGGGGAAGAGTCGCTCTGACTCCAAGCAGAAGTCTCCTAAAAGGAAATCTACCAAGGAGGAG GGGGGCTGGGACACATCAGGCAGCGAGCTGAGTGAAGGAGagctggagaagaggaggaggactctACTAGAACAGCTGGATGCTCCTTAA